The Corynebacterium suranareeae genome window below encodes:
- a CDS encoding PucR family transcriptional regulator, whose protein sequence is MENVSSVTSDGSVADVRAERWQELLARLEADAPDIAKRTATKLLAEIPGYEGVDAESVRQSSIRNMALIIRVINAGTEPEAANLPEALMLADERIAQNVPLGSVLHGFRMSLGEILEHLVQLGPEYNIDPGRMLRWSTLMWAVNDAFSTRATSVYRDHEVAQAIADSVRRSEWIGKAVSQGSAMSELLWGAAMYDVPSVTPLRALAAASSDHAHAEGQIGKWAKHAGVRVLTSVQPSVIVGIVIGEPKTSVEGPGFAVGLGRAEVLSRLADSYEDASLVLKAANNLGLNSVSTAQDLSWKLAIHSNPRVSEILVQKYIEPLKESGEFAHEIVESLRAYLGNQMNIPAAARSIPVHVNTLRYRLRRFEELTGCYLEDASTIIEVSWALEVLGRDGQW, encoded by the coding sequence ATGGAGAATGTTAGTTCCGTCACCTCGGATGGATCTGTAGCGGATGTGCGGGCCGAGCGGTGGCAAGAATTGCTTGCTCGGCTCGAGGCTGATGCACCGGATATCGCGAAGCGCACTGCCACGAAATTGCTGGCTGAAATCCCGGGCTATGAAGGGGTGGATGCGGAATCGGTGAGGCAATCGTCGATACGCAATATGGCCTTGATTATTCGCGTGATTAACGCGGGCACCGAGCCTGAAGCGGCAAATTTGCCTGAGGCTTTAATGCTTGCCGACGAACGCATAGCGCAAAACGTGCCCCTGGGTAGCGTGCTGCATGGTTTTAGAATGTCCCTGGGGGAAATTCTGGAGCATTTGGTGCAGTTGGGGCCGGAATACAATATTGATCCCGGCAGGATGCTGCGGTGGTCCACCTTGATGTGGGCGGTCAATGATGCCTTTTCCACCAGAGCAACCAGCGTGTACCGCGATCATGAGGTCGCGCAGGCGATTGCTGATTCTGTGAGACGCTCAGAGTGGATTGGTAAGGCCGTGTCGCAGGGCTCTGCTATGTCGGAATTGCTGTGGGGTGCTGCGATGTATGACGTGCCCTCTGTAACTCCTCTTCGAGCACTGGCTGCGGCATCTTCTGATCATGCGCATGCAGAGGGGCAGATTGGAAAGTGGGCGAAGCACGCTGGGGTGAGGGTTTTAACGTCGGTGCAGCCCAGTGTGATCGTGGGGATTGTCATTGGTGAGCCAAAAACCAGCGTCGAAGGTCCCGGTTTTGCTGTCGGGCTGGGTAGGGCAGAGGTGTTGTCTCGGCTGGCTGATTCCTATGAAGATGCATCGCTTGTTTTAAAGGCAGCGAATAACTTGGGGCTCAACTCGGTGTCAACGGCGCAGGATTTGTCGTGGAAGTTGGCTATCCACTCAAATCCCCGGGTCAGTGAAATTCTTGTGCAGAAATACATTGAGCCGTTGAAAGAGTCAGGGGAGTTCGCTCATGAGATAGTTGAGTCTTTGCGTGCGTATTTGGGGAACCAGATGAATATTCCTGCAGCTGCACGCAGCATTCCGGTCCATGTGAATACGCTGCGCTATCGGTTGCGGCGTTTTGAAGAATTAACAGGCTGCTATTTGGAAGATGCCTCAACTATCATCGAGGTGTCCTGGGCTTTGGAAGTGTTGGGAAGGGATGGTCAGTGGTGA
- a CDS encoding M23 family metallopeptidase: protein MLNIARNRTMKRRLAIAAIVAGAATAATVAPASAQTDFSALSSGVTNAVNNTVAEVTGTTVARPANGTFTSGFGPRWGTFHNGIDIANAIGTPIYAVMDGTVISSGPASGYGQWIRIQHDDGSISIYGHMEYLYVSVGERVSAGQEIAGMGNQGFSTGSHLHFEIHPDGVTPVDPQAWLANHGIYV from the coding sequence ATGCTAAACATCGCACGCAACCGCACCATGAAGCGTCGACTAGCAATCGCTGCTATCGTCGCCGGCGCTGCTACCGCCGCTACCGTGGCACCAGCATCCGCGCAAACTGACTTTTCAGCACTATCCTCCGGTGTAACCAACGCAGTCAACAACACCGTCGCAGAAGTCACCGGCACCACCGTTGCCCGCCCCGCAAACGGAACCTTCACATCCGGATTCGGCCCACGCTGGGGAACCTTCCACAACGGCATCGACATCGCCAACGCCATCGGCACCCCAATCTACGCCGTCATGGATGGCACTGTGATCAGCTCCGGCCCAGCATCCGGATACGGCCAATGGATCCGCATCCAACACGACGACGGATCCATCTCCATCTACGGACACATGGAATACCTTTACGTCTCCGTCGGCGAACGCGTAAGCGCTGGACAAGAAATCGCAGGAATGGGCAACCAAGGATTCTCCACCGGATCCCACCTCCACTTCGAGATCCACCCAGATGGCGTCACCCCAGTTGATCCACAAGCATGGCTGGCAAACCACGGCATCTACGTTTAA
- a CDS encoding CPBP family intramembrane glutamic endopeptidase codes for MSHSFFRQVARFNPKRRSRLWALLRELLLMVVAAIVLIAFVFIVAVIVELRWGLPMLNEELNMNKPVDLAFSLGLISVLAVPILIGVKLAKGRPLGSLFSSEAKFRWPIMWRALGVGVVVLLPGNVLFAIFDDEARFTITTQGLWILCIALVLIPVQCWAEELIFRSYLGQLVGTFFKSPVLPILAPMPFFVWGHDYELPGLISIGVFALSAGITVWYTGGIEATTGLHIANNMLIFILGSFGLADLNNTASSWMIAIITVILDIFMAVVVMIDYRRRHLKLASS; via the coding sequence ATGAGTCATTCATTTTTTAGGCAGGTAGCAAGATTTAATCCCAAACGCAGATCTCGATTGTGGGCTTTGCTTCGTGAACTTTTGCTCATGGTGGTTGCCGCAATAGTACTTATTGCTTTTGTCTTCATTGTGGCCGTCATTGTCGAACTTCGGTGGGGACTACCCATGCTCAATGAAGAGCTAAATATGAATAAGCCAGTAGATCTAGCTTTTTCTTTAGGGCTTATCAGCGTACTGGCGGTACCAATTTTGATTGGTGTGAAACTAGCTAAAGGCAGGCCACTAGGTTCGCTCTTTTCATCTGAAGCGAAATTCCGATGGCCAATTATGTGGCGGGCATTGGGAGTCGGAGTGGTGGTTTTACTCCCAGGCAATGTGTTGTTCGCAATTTTTGATGACGAAGCCCGATTCACGATCACAACCCAAGGACTATGGATTTTGTGCATTGCATTGGTGCTGATACCAGTTCAGTGTTGGGCTGAGGAACTAATTTTTAGATCCTATCTGGGGCAGCTCGTGGGAACCTTCTTCAAATCTCCGGTGCTGCCCATTCTTGCCCCAATGCCGTTTTTTGTGTGGGGACACGATTATGAGCTTCCCGGCTTAATTTCCATTGGTGTTTTCGCGCTGAGTGCGGGAATAACTGTGTGGTACACCGGAGGAATTGAAGCGACAACTGGACTTCATATCGCCAACAACATGTTGATCTTCATTCTGGGATCGTTTGGCCTTGCAGACCTGAACAACACGGCATCAAGTTGGATGATTGCCATTATTACAGTGATCTTGGATATCTTCATGGCTGTAGTGGTCATGATTGATTACCGGCGTCGACACCTTAAACTTGCTAGTTCTTAA
- a CDS encoding sensor histidine kinase — protein MATLLLTPDIFDWQDLDKVSDDFLSARIAYLLLHLAIGLIALALLPFALSHQSHAVIITLTIFVGSFSMLGLGAGLVVFFISVSSLELWPSIRAVVAASLAGLADLILLPGEQFQLWSPLGILVVIGVAFVPARRWGRRRKAIEARQADIRSAERLRIARDMHDTLSHRLSLIGVYAGALEVRKDLDPETQQQQIKQIRIQAEDAVTDLRRTLKLLREEPTTTDPRAGIDVLIDQARAAGSDITLKYVHIKGEDLNSLDTMASHCVYRTVQEALTNARKHASDSPIKILIQADDAKLHIHIVTLNPGATTHLAKGSGLIGLAERAELAGGTLMIHSSPDFHVHLQLPWKTT, from the coding sequence GTGGCTACTCTTTTACTCACACCTGACATATTCGATTGGCAAGATTTAGACAAAGTTTCAGACGATTTCCTATCGGCACGCATCGCTTACCTACTCCTACATTTAGCCATCGGACTAATCGCATTGGCGTTGCTTCCCTTTGCGCTTTCTCACCAAAGTCATGCCGTTATCATCACGCTGACTATTTTCGTTGGCAGTTTTTCCATGCTGGGGTTGGGTGCAGGTTTAGTAGTGTTCTTCATCAGCGTGTCTTCACTTGAGCTGTGGCCAAGTATTCGCGCCGTTGTTGCAGCTAGTTTGGCGGGACTTGCTGATCTTATTCTTCTTCCGGGAGAGCAATTCCAACTCTGGAGTCCATTGGGAATCTTAGTTGTGATTGGGGTGGCGTTTGTGCCTGCAAGAAGGTGGGGGCGGCGTCGAAAAGCAATAGAAGCCCGGCAGGCTGACATCCGCAGCGCAGAACGTTTAAGAATAGCCCGCGACATGCACGACACCTTATCGCACAGGCTAAGCCTGATCGGTGTCTATGCAGGGGCGCTCGAAGTTCGCAAAGATCTTGACCCGGAAACCCAACAGCAGCAAATCAAACAAATTCGAATTCAAGCAGAAGACGCAGTCACTGATTTGCGACGCACACTGAAACTACTTCGAGAAGAACCAACAACAACTGACCCTCGCGCAGGGATCGACGTACTTATTGATCAAGCTCGAGCTGCAGGAAGCGACATCACGCTGAAATATGTCCATATTAAAGGAGAAGATCTTAACTCTTTAGACACCATGGCAAGCCACTGTGTGTACCGCACCGTCCAAGAGGCACTAACCAATGCGCGCAAACATGCATCAGACTCACCGATCAAGATCCTCATCCAAGCCGATGATGCCAAGCTACACATCCACATTGTTACCCTAAATCCCGGAGCCACGACCCATTTAGCAAAAGGATCCGGTCTCATTGGACTTGCCGAACGAGCAGAGCTGGCCGGAGGAACCCTCATGATCCACAGCTCGCCAGACTTTCACGTCCACCTTCAACTCCCTTGGAAAACCACATGA
- a CDS encoding response regulator, with protein sequence MISVLIVDDEPLMRAGITLIVESDPTIKVTAEAENGREALEQLTIHNIDVVLLDIRMPVMDGLETLKTISEEVSPPAVIMLTATETDESIVTSLSLGALGFLLKTTPPAALISSIHSAATSQPVLSQEVISNLLELHHVPQPTALDSLSPREHDITRLIARGLTNEEICHQLFLSLSTVKTHIGRIMNKLKVSNRVQIAVTYVNSTRRG encoded by the coding sequence ATGATCTCTGTACTTATCGTTGATGATGAACCACTCATGCGCGCAGGCATTACCCTCATCGTGGAATCTGACCCCACTATTAAAGTCACAGCGGAAGCTGAAAATGGTCGTGAAGCACTAGAACAACTGACAATTCATAACATTGATGTTGTATTACTAGATATCCGCATGCCCGTGATGGACGGATTGGAAACATTAAAAACCATCAGCGAAGAAGTGTCCCCACCCGCAGTAATCATGCTCACCGCAACTGAAACTGATGAATCCATCGTGACATCACTATCACTCGGGGCTCTCGGGTTTTTGCTAAAAACAACACCACCAGCCGCACTTATTTCTTCCATCCATAGCGCAGCTACATCTCAACCTGTCTTAAGCCAGGAAGTAATCAGCAATCTTTTAGAGCTGCACCACGTGCCACAACCAACAGCTTTGGATTCACTAAGCCCCCGAGAACACGACATCACACGGCTGATTGCACGAGGACTCACCAACGAGGAAATATGCCACCAACTGTTCCTCTCGCTCTCCACCGTGAAAACTCACATCGGGCGAATAATGAACAAGCTGAAAGTAAGCAACCGAGTACAAATCGCTGTCACTTACGTTAATTCCACAAGACGGGGATAA
- a CDS encoding DUF3817 domain-containing protein, with protein sequence MSTTTPIHPERKKRVRQALTMFSIAAWVTGVFLLALVAEMIMKYIIGMDLPEWARFVPIAHGWVYIVFLMTTLNLGLKARWNPTRWVTTAIAGVVPLLSFFVEHNRRKEVTQTFQLNS encoded by the coding sequence GTGTCTACCACCACCCCAATCCACCCCGAGCGTAAGAAACGCGTTCGTCAGGCCCTCACCATGTTCTCCATCGCTGCGTGGGTGACTGGTGTGTTTTTGCTGGCGCTGGTGGCGGAGATGATCATGAAGTACATAATTGGCATGGATCTTCCTGAGTGGGCACGATTCGTTCCGATTGCACATGGATGGGTTTACATTGTTTTCTTGATGACCACCCTGAACCTGGGTCTGAAGGCGCGTTGGAATCCGACTCGTTGGGTGACCACCGCTATCGCAGGTGTGGTTCCGCTGCTGTCGTTTTTTGTTGAGCACAACCGCCGCAAGGAAGTTACTCAGACATTCCAGCTGAACTCATAG
- the rdgB gene encoding RdgB/HAM1 family non-canonical purine NTP pyrophosphatase yields MKLLLASNNAKKLKELQRILDQAGLDSVELLALRDVEAYDEPIEDGRTFADNAQIKARAGVTHTGIATIADDSGIAVEELNGMPGVLSARWSGAHGNDTANNELLLAQMEHVPDERRNAAFVSVCVLALPDGQEFVQEGRWEGQLLRGPKGENGFGYDPLFIPAEEIDGQGRSSAELSAEEKDALSHRGQALRGLVEKIAQVAAAS; encoded by the coding sequence ATGAAACTTCTTCTTGCATCCAACAACGCAAAGAAACTCAAAGAACTCCAGCGGATTTTGGATCAAGCAGGCCTAGATTCCGTTGAACTGCTGGCTCTGCGTGACGTCGAGGCATACGACGAGCCGATCGAAGACGGCCGCACTTTTGCCGACAACGCACAGATCAAAGCGCGCGCCGGGGTAACCCACACAGGCATCGCCACGATCGCCGATGATTCCGGCATCGCTGTTGAAGAACTCAACGGAATGCCCGGCGTTTTGTCCGCCCGCTGGTCTGGCGCACACGGCAACGACACCGCCAACAACGAGCTGCTTCTTGCCCAAATGGAACATGTTCCCGACGAGCGCCGCAACGCAGCCTTCGTGTCCGTATGCGTGCTTGCACTTCCGGACGGCCAAGAATTTGTTCAGGAAGGCCGTTGGGAAGGCCAACTCCTACGCGGACCTAAGGGCGAAAACGGTTTCGGATACGATCCACTGTTCATTCCAGCAGAGGAAATCGATGGACAAGGACGCAGCTCCGCTGAACTTTCCGCAGAGGAAAAGGATGCTTTGTCCCATCGAGGTCAAGCGCTGCGCGGATTGGTTGAGAAGATCGCACAGGTAGCTGCGGCTAGCTAA
- the rph gene encoding ribonuclease PH, producing the protein MTSSSSFSRFDGRAQDQMRAVKITRGFTSNPAGSVLVEFGNTRVMCTASVELGVPRFKRDSGEGWLTAEYAMLPAATAERNRRESMAGKVKGRTHEISRLIGRSLRAAVDLSQLGENTIAIDCDVLQADGGTRTASITGAYVALADAIKVLQERGVVPGSPLLAPVAAVSVGLIDGNVCLDLPYEEDSRADVDLNVVMTEHGEFVEIQGTGEETTFTRAQLNDMLDYAEKGCRELVAAQKAALGI; encoded by the coding sequence ATGACTTCTTCTTCCAGCTTTTCTCGTTTTGATGGCCGCGCCCAGGATCAGATGCGCGCCGTTAAAATCACCCGTGGATTTACTTCAAACCCTGCAGGCAGCGTGCTTGTTGAATTCGGTAACACCCGCGTCATGTGCACTGCTTCCGTGGAATTGGGCGTGCCTCGTTTCAAGCGTGATTCCGGTGAAGGCTGGTTGACCGCAGAGTATGCAATGCTTCCGGCTGCGACTGCGGAGCGTAACCGTCGTGAATCTATGGCTGGCAAAGTCAAGGGCCGTACTCATGAAATTTCTCGTTTAATTGGTCGTTCTTTGCGCGCGGCTGTGGATCTTTCCCAGCTGGGTGAAAACACCATTGCTATTGACTGCGATGTGCTTCAGGCGGACGGCGGTACCCGTACGGCATCTATCACTGGTGCATATGTGGCGCTGGCTGATGCCATCAAGGTTTTGCAGGAACGTGGCGTTGTTCCAGGCAGCCCACTTCTTGCCCCCGTAGCTGCCGTTTCCGTTGGTCTTATTGATGGCAATGTCTGCCTTGACCTGCCATATGAAGAAGATTCCCGCGCTGATGTTGACCTCAACGTTGTCATGACTGAGCACGGTGAGTTCGTGGAAATTCAAGGCACCGGCGAAGAAACCACCTTCACCCGCGCACAGCTTAATGACATGCTGGATTACGCAGAAAAGGGCTGCCGCGAATTGGTTGCTGCCCAAAAAGCTGCACTGGGAATCTAA
- a CDS encoding HtaA domain-containing protein, whose amino-acid sequence MVSILLFSFNPTSLAQEADYFDVDDQRVELSEGSATWGIKQSWRNYIGVGLHGRGGSQLSAGAEWLDEPLSEIVWPANGGYFDPEDNSLELRLGGVAHFQSWFIEEDNSFLLDSKFQDLIIRISPDEQYIYGTYIGKDRDTFEDVILVEEPIAALDISNAEIETDGTTTTWSGITTFNTSNFPLYGEGVRFDDLSFSYMGPGGLPDVSSEFIESGTPLFSPSKVWDNGANNRAQVFPERGRDIVHVLERINPGASETTYKVTALDADDLSVLGTIEAPIRGGSFGITSEVAFDPTTGELYYQSVKAGESTTFEIIKISFDSSDSKYSYSKVYEYEAEGQEGVYLNWDEGRQNLVLLENYRVPKEGRASYSSKLEFIDIETSTAVQYDLFAALMEAMPVGSTDLDKSENWLTPRPGSVLNFNKFGFFRDGSMLLLTSGSYIDSNGQSQRMPYLRLLFESNELRVEPIEGVNPISPWPGIEYEYSSVGKAADGSLFLSASGWANVYSYIDIEDGQIVHTEPFSIEGVSTSTGPSFSDTVNSLDYVFEPSALAVRVFSNGKYFADIKSLDFSGDAAGVDRNGNVYTQVKGPGTSNMAIQKWSLDGVTPSIAEQPESHVIELGAGSSQEVTFTARAEGGTGQWAQQWQVKKPGESAFSDIDGATGESLTITASGADNGSVYRATFTGDIGTVASDEATLTVNYAPKVATQPASKDVVAGTPGVFQAAFTAHPEVEDVYWEYRSNGFWTRINTDNNFHVTTAEGLTSLTVTDTAVDQSGTRLRAVATNAAGTTMSREAVLTVRPATEIPDDGLSIDDVVLRWGISEEVQSRPPFGDSNYLSAGVSDGSALTYESTDGDVRIIHSDGTTDTEPDYASRAAHVSDATIDQLVEFGGGNAAINPDGSATVDWDGSFSINFYDGLVPFTITDPHLEVSAAGMGVLTGDLTGYEVEMSNPNEKTPLTDLYDDVTIATFSGVSIDPEGVVTITPDYDGVLADIPADVTPQVTTGAGWGAWPQGFLDFHFDTNLSSYWYSSGGAGDSKKAPMSFDVDFTNASDSGEQPGVPQASDLNAGNKGELVVPAEVEAGQEITIGGLPAGEDVDVVLFPTTFSFDRMTVGVDGTVTVIVPAGRGGENQVAVYEADKAGSAHVLGWSYLTIAGQDAQDPDPQDPQDPDLQDPGVPGSSVGSAFDTLIKIVSRIFGGLSALLGLWFGGLFSS is encoded by the coding sequence ATGGTAAGCATTTTGCTTTTCAGCTTTAATCCAACCTCTTTGGCTCAAGAAGCCGATTACTTCGATGTCGACGATCAACGAGTAGAGCTGAGTGAAGGCTCAGCAACATGGGGCATTAAGCAGTCTTGGCGAAATTATATTGGTGTTGGTCTTCACGGTCGAGGTGGCTCGCAACTTTCGGCAGGCGCGGAATGGCTGGATGAACCACTTTCAGAAATCGTTTGGCCTGCAAATGGTGGTTACTTTGATCCTGAGGATAACAGCTTAGAGCTCAGATTAGGTGGTGTTGCCCATTTTCAATCCTGGTTCATTGAAGAAGACAATTCGTTTCTTTTGGATTCCAAGTTTCAAGATTTGATCATCCGGATCTCCCCAGATGAGCAGTATATCTACGGTACATATATAGGAAAAGATCGCGACACTTTTGAAGATGTCATTCTAGTTGAAGAACCAATTGCTGCCTTAGATATTTCAAACGCTGAAATAGAGACTGATGGCACTACGACAACATGGTCGGGTATTACGACTTTTAATACCTCAAACTTCCCGCTTTATGGAGAAGGCGTGAGATTTGACGATCTGAGTTTTAGTTACATGGGTCCTGGAGGGCTCCCGGACGTTTCATCAGAATTTATTGAATCTGGAACTCCTCTTTTTTCGCCCTCAAAAGTCTGGGATAATGGTGCGAATAATCGGGCTCAGGTCTTTCCAGAACGCGGCAGAGATATTGTTCACGTCTTAGAGCGAATTAATCCTGGTGCCAGTGAAACGACTTACAAAGTAACAGCACTGGATGCTGATGACTTAAGCGTGTTAGGAACCATAGAGGCGCCCATTCGGGGTGGTTCTTTTGGAATTACATCCGAAGTAGCCTTTGATCCAACAACTGGCGAGCTTTACTACCAATCTGTCAAAGCAGGAGAATCTACGACATTCGAAATTATCAAGATTTCTTTTGATTCCTCTGATTCCAAGTATTCGTATTCGAAAGTTTATGAATACGAAGCTGAAGGACAAGAGGGTGTTTATCTGAATTGGGACGAGGGGCGACAAAACTTAGTTTTGTTAGAAAACTATAGAGTCCCCAAAGAAGGGCGAGCATCGTATAGCTCGAAGCTCGAGTTCATTGATATTGAGACCAGTACAGCCGTGCAGTATGACCTTTTTGCGGCACTAATGGAAGCAATGCCTGTGGGATCGACTGATCTTGACAAGAGTGAGAACTGGTTAACTCCACGGCCTGGATCCGTACTTAACTTCAATAAATTTGGATTTTTCCGGGATGGTTCTATGCTGCTGTTGACAAGTGGTAGCTATATCGACAGTAACGGGCAGTCACAAAGAATGCCGTATTTACGTCTGCTTTTTGAGAGCAATGAGTTGAGGGTTGAACCTATTGAGGGAGTGAACCCAATTTCTCCTTGGCCAGGAATAGAATATGAATATAGTTCAGTTGGAAAAGCTGCAGATGGAAGCCTGTTTCTATCTGCTTCGGGTTGGGCAAACGTTTATTCCTACATTGATATCGAAGACGGACAGATTGTCCATACTGAGCCTTTTTCTATTGAAGGAGTTAGTACCTCAACCGGACCTAGTTTTAGCGATACCGTAAATAGTCTGGATTACGTTTTCGAACCGTCTGCCCTTGCGGTACGCGTATTTTCTAATGGTAAGTATTTTGCTGATATTAAGTCGCTTGACTTTTCCGGAGACGCAGCTGGTGTAGATCGTAACGGTAACGTGTATACGCAGGTTAAAGGTCCTGGAACATCGAATATGGCAATCCAAAAGTGGTCGCTTGATGGCGTAACACCGTCGATTGCTGAGCAGCCTGAATCTCATGTTATTGAACTAGGAGCAGGATCTTCCCAGGAGGTCACGTTCACCGCGCGTGCTGAAGGCGGCACAGGTCAGTGGGCGCAGCAATGGCAGGTAAAGAAACCAGGTGAATCAGCATTCTCTGATATTGACGGTGCAACCGGCGAGAGCTTAACAATTACAGCCTCCGGTGCTGATAACGGAAGTGTTTACCGCGCTACGTTCACCGGTGATATCGGTACTGTTGCTTCTGATGAAGCAACGCTGACTGTCAACTATGCACCTAAGGTAGCTACCCAGCCAGCATCTAAGGATGTTGTTGCGGGAACACCTGGTGTCTTCCAGGCAGCGTTTACTGCTCACCCAGAAGTAGAAGACGTGTACTGGGAATACCGCAGCAACGGTTTCTGGACCCGCATTAACACTGACAACAACTTCCACGTCACCACAGCAGAAGGACTGACCTCCTTAACGGTGACTGATACAGCAGTTGACCAGTCTGGAACGAGGTTGCGTGCTGTTGCTACCAATGCTGCTGGTACCACCATGTCCAGGGAAGCTGTTTTGACAGTACGTCCTGCTACTGAGATCCCAGATGATGGCTTAAGCATTGATGATGTGGTGCTGCGTTGGGGTATTAGTGAGGAAGTTCAATCTCGACCACCGTTTGGTGATTCCAACTATCTTTCTGCTGGTGTGTCTGATGGATCCGCTTTGACGTATGAGTCCACTGATGGTGATGTGCGCATCATCCACAGTGATGGCACCACCGACACCGAACCTGATTATGCCTCACGAGCAGCACATGTTAGTGATGCAACTATTGATCAGCTTGTCGAGTTCGGTGGCGGTAACGCTGCTATTAACCCGGATGGGTCTGCAACAGTGGATTGGGATGGCTCGTTTAGTATCAACTTCTACGATGGCCTGGTTCCATTTACCATTACTGATCCTCATCTTGAGGTCTCGGCAGCTGGTATGGGTGTGCTGACTGGTGATCTGACTGGTTATGAAGTGGAGATGTCGAACCCGAATGAGAAGACCCCGCTGACTGATCTGTATGACGATGTCACGATCGCAACGTTTAGTGGTGTGAGCATTGATCCTGAAGGTGTCGTGACCATCACCCCTGATTATGACGGTGTGCTTGCTGATATTCCAGCAGATGTCACGCCACAGGTAACTACGGGTGCTGGTTGGGGTGCATGGCCGCAGGGCTTCCTGGATTTCCACTTTGATACCAACTTGTCTTCTTACTGGTATTCCTCTGGTGGTGCGGGTGATTCGAAGAAGGCTCCGATGAGCTTTGATGTTGATTTCACTAACGCATCTGATTCTGGTGAGCAGCCAGGTGTGCCGCAGGCTAGTGATCTGAACGCTGGTAATAAGGGTGAGCTTGTTGTTCCAGCGGAGGTAGAGGCTGGTCAGGAGATCACGATTGGTGGTTTACCTGCTGGTGAGGACGTGGATGTGGTGTTGTTCCCAACCACGTTTAGCTTTGATCGGATGACTGTGGGTGTTGATGGCACGGTAACTGTGATTGTTCCTGCTGGTCGTGGTGGTGAAAACCAGGTGGCTGTGTATGAGGCTGATAAGGCTGGTTCTGCTCATGTGTTGGGATGGTCTTACTTAACTATTGCTGGCCAGGATGCACAGGACCCTGATCCGCAAGATCCTCAAGATCCAGATCTACAGGATCCTGGTGTTCCTGGATCGAGTGTTGGTTCTGCTTTTGATACGTTGATCAAGATCGTGAGCCGAATCTTTGGTGGGTTGTCAGCACTTCTTGGTTTGTGGTTTGGAGGGTTGTTTAGTAGCTAG
- a CDS encoding neocarzinostatin apoprotein domain-containing protein gives MTVSIAPKRAISALLGAAFFGSALLTAAPAFAQTAPVVSVTPNQTTYSSGQTVQVKVTGLEQDTDYRLGLCTVEGIAPTGAPACAETVQVDAQADSSGEINASVTLVNNDINAHGKLGKLIGFPGLPGQPDYVNLSAPESANITVAEHLVSGGGIPVAYSAPFNLN, from the coding sequence ATGACTGTTTCAATTGCTCCAAAGCGGGCAATCTCTGCTCTACTCGGTGCGGCATTTTTCGGATCCGCGCTTCTTACCGCAGCACCGGCATTTGCACAAACGGCTCCAGTGGTTTCGGTCACTCCAAATCAGACCACTTATTCTAGCGGTCAAACTGTCCAGGTAAAGGTAACTGGGTTGGAGCAGGATACCGACTACAGGCTGGGACTCTGCACGGTAGAGGGAATTGCTCCTACTGGAGCACCTGCGTGTGCTGAAACTGTACAAGTAGATGCACAGGCTGATTCTAGTGGCGAGATCAACGCCTCCGTCACTCTCGTTAACAACGATATTAATGCGCATGGAAAACTAGGAAAACTGATTGGTTTCCCAGGTCTTCCTGGGCAGCCTGACTATGTCAATCTAAGTGCACCTGAATCTGCAAATATTACGGTGGCAGAGCACTTGGTAAGCGGCGGTGGAATCCCAGTTGCTTACAGCGCTCCATTCAATTTGAACTAG